taagccaTGTTGTTATTGAGGGGAATGGGGATGAGTCATGAAGTCTAGCCAATTATATATATGAGCAATGATATGTTAATTAACATGGATGAAAATTATTGTTGGAATTTGTATTGTAATATATGGCTGTTTAATATTTAAaggataaatatttttaaaaatttctatttaaattaaattggatTGATTCGTATGCCCCGCATGAATGTAATGTTAGATTATTTGACAAGCTAAAAAGGCTCTTATCTTTATTTTTGTCggtatttatttttcaatctgTTTCATTTTATGTTAATCTAAACCAATTTTAAGTCTCCTAAGTGTGAGGGTGAGTGAGACAGAGTGGATATAGAAAAGATAAGACCTCATGTCCACCAGACCACCACCATcatgaaaaatttataattttacatGGATGTCATTCCAAATGTCAACAAATGACTTGTCATTTAAACTTTCATCTAAccttaaaaatgaaacaaaattattcataaccaaaaataaatttattgagTCATACATATTTATACTTCAACTATGTACacaaaattttgcataaaacaaaatttagaaTTTGGGAAGAGGGATTGTAATTGCTAGAATAGGAAACTATGACATTTCTTCCTAAACAAATCATCAATCCTAACTCCCTCATCATCATCTTTGCCAATTCTTCCACCACCAAATTTCCTcttttattataatttcatttatttaatcttttttccattttcttttataaactCTTTGCTAGTCCAAATTTTCACCCATTAGTGCCTCAAAATTGTGTacaattttttaagaaaatcacCAACATTTTCTTATATCATACAATCCATCATTCATGTTATAATATTTCCTCATTCTAATCAATCCCCATTTTTCTCAAAGATCCGCAAAGCAACTTTCGGATCTAGCAAGAACAGCCCGTCTCTGATCCAATGATTCCCGGCTCGGGCTTCCAGGTGTAGACCGAAGCCCGCCCCGTGGACTATCAAAGCTCCTACGGAGTATATGACGCATCGCCGAGATAAGATGGACCGTCGGATCACCACCCGCCGGCGGGGAAGATGATCGGAAGCTTCTACACACATTTAGAAGGCGATTTAAAGCTTCTTCGGTACTAATAAGCTTTTCGGATCGAATAACCTCGTTTTTAACAGCTTCGGAGCAAAGCCCACATACCCATTTACCCATATAACCTTGTCGGATCCTCTCAATATAAGCAAGGGTACATTCCTCTATTAAACCACAACATTCACATTTTATGAATTGAACTTCATTTTGTGATTGAATTGATGCTCCTAATGATGATGAATCTTGTTGGGTTGTTGATACTATCATTGATTCACTCATAATTGCTGACATATTTTTAATTCCTGCAAAAAGattatcaataaattaatatcaaattgttaaaattaactcaaatttaattgagattaattaattaatactttttttCCAATTGAAATTAAGTGTGAAATGAAAAACCCACATGAAGAAATCAGAAATAATCCCTAAATGAATGTTTTAAGAAGGGTGAAATTTTGGAATACTAATTCAAATttcctaaattaattaaaataatcaacatttttagtttcttttttattgAAATCAAGTGTGAAATTAAAAACCCACATGAAGAAATCAGAATTAATCCCTAATTTAATAAAAGGTTGGGTTTTTTTGAGAAGGGTGAAATTTGGAATACTTATGTCAAATTTTccctaaatttaatttaaaataatcaagATTTTTACTTTCTTTTCTATTGAAATCAAGTGTGAAATGAAAAACCCACATGAAGAAATCAGAAATAAtcctaaatttaattaaaaggtgggatttttttttaaagagaagGGTGAAAGTTTGGAATACTAATgtcaaattttccttttaatttaatttaaataatcaaGATTTTTTCATTGCTTTTCTATTGAAATGTAGTCTGAAATGAAAAACCCAAATGAGGATATTAGAAATATTTGTACAAAATatggttttaaaaaaatacccaGATGATAATAGATGAATATACTCCATTTAAAAGCAAGAAAGAAATAATCCATGatggtaaaaataaaaagaaaatacagtCAATCAtcttcatacaaaacaaaaaaaaaaaggttgatAATTTTGTCAAAGTAAATTGAAATTGGAGCTTTGTACtgtaaactttattcaaatatttttaatggGTTTGGTTGAAAagtgaattattattattaaagtttaaaaaacatcaaaaaacaTCATAAAATCCTAcctttttaatcaaaaaaaattaaaattaaaaactggGATTCTGTCAAAGAATTCAAAGCTTACTTCAATTGATGATTGTAGGTAGAAGAAGAGTAACCCTTCAAACAATTAGTagtttttttattggctttGATGAGATTGAATAAGTTTTAGAGAGATTTTTAGAGAGAGGAAATGAGGATTTAAGGAGAGAAAATTAGGGAagagagaaggaagaggagTAAATTGAAGGGGGGTTGATCTCCTTTTATTATTGGAAAGAAAAGAGGAGGTCCAATCATTGAAgggtgaaaataaaataaaataaaaaataaaaaagggtgTACATTTTCTTTGAGTAGGTTACCCTAAAATATGCTTACCTATTatcaaaaacacaaatttttctGGGGATAGTCAGTATCTCAAATTGAGTTggcttattatatattttttgaaatattataagtagatatttaaaataatataaatagacatttaagatattaaaagtagacaataaagatacgataagtaaatattaagaataatgtaagtagacattaagaatacggtaagtagacattaatttttaatgggttaaATTTGACatatgtctctcaaagaaacggtctcttaagagactagctgtaTGAAAAATTGCATCTTTTTTTGATTAATTCAAGTAATATCAAGTTTAGAGTATATATTCTTCCCAAACTAACTTTTTGTATTCAAACTGCTGTGGGTGTTTAGTTTGTTACCTACAAACTCCTTATAAAGTTtctttgaaataaaatacttttataataaataataaaaaataaaaaatataaaaaagaaaaagaaatctaAATCAACAGCATCTATGTTGGCACTAAATTTGGGCCCTTGATTAGTGGACTGCCAGCAATGCATTATCATATAGGATTcctttttagttttaaatttttattttataatcttTTCCATGGTGTCATTGTGATGTTCTTTTGGCAAGCTTTGTTTTGACTTGTTGCTTGCTGAGTAGGATTTAGAATTGTATGGTTGCAAAATAATTTTCTCACATAACATAAAAAAGGGAAGTGAAATTTTAAATATTGGAGAATTTTATTGGTATTAATTTATTGTGAATATATGGATTGTGGAGGAGTGAGGAGGTATATGAATGTCAACCTAAGATGCCCATTAGGCCattaccatatatatatatacttctatatccTACTTGTAGATTGTTTGTGGTGGTGCATTCTTTTTTATGGTTAGGTTATAGATTTAAacctttttattttactttaaattatAAAGGGT
The Amaranthus tricolor cultivar Red isolate AtriRed21 chromosome 11, ASM2621246v1, whole genome shotgun sequence DNA segment above includes these coding regions:
- the LOC130827514 gene encoding uncharacterized protein LOC130827514, which translates into the protein MSAIMSESMIVSTTQQDSSSLGASIQSQNEVQFIKCECCGLIEECTLAYIERIRQGYMGKWVCGLCSEAVKNEVIRSEKLISTEEALNRLLNVCRSFRSSSPPAGGDPTVHLISAMRHILRRSFDSPRGGLRSTPGSPSRESLDQRRAVLARSESCFADL